AAATTTTTTGAGTAGCAGATCGAGAAAAGAAAAGTCTAAATCATCCATCATCGCATGGTGTAAGAGGATACCGTAAGGTTGTAAGGAGCCTTCTCTTTTTTTTATTTCATCTAAGATAAAGGTATGGGGGATATAGAGCTTGCGCTTGCTCGAATGTAGGCTCAGTGAAACATCCAGATTTTGGATATCTAAGGCAGGCGTTGTATGAGAAACATCGCTTCTCGATAAAATTTTATAGCCTGTTTTAAGCAAGGCCGGTACAAATTTGTCTGGCAAATTGTTCCAAGGAGGCGTAAAAGCTGGAAAATAAAGGTTTGGAAATAATTTTTCCAAAATTGTTTTCCCCGCTTGCATTTCTTTTTCCACCTCTTCGCATGAGCGTGTTTCATCAAATTCGCACCGTTTACCGATTTGAATGCGGTTGACATGTGCATAACCGTGTGTATGGATCTGGAGGAGACCTTGATATTCTGCGAAGGTTTTGGGCAGATAAAGTTCTAGGCAGCTTGTGGGAATCGCTGCTACATTAAGCTTAGTGTGGTGGGAAGCAAAAAGATTGAGCAGCTTTTGAAACCGTTCTCGATCCCATCCTAAATCATCATTGCGGAAGAAAACTTTCATTTTTTCTTAAAAGCTCAATTAATAGATTAGCGGTATTTTCGGCTCCATTTGCGTTAATTTGGATATCAGGAAAAGGGGCGGCGATACGATCCCGAATTAACTTAGTCAATCTTTCCGGCTTTAGATCTTCCTTACTGAGCATTGTCACAACCCCTTTTTCAGCAAATTTTTCGGCACGAAAAGGTTGTTCGCGAGTTTTTGGAGAGATGTAAGGATAAACAAGTCCAGGTGTCCTAGTTTGGCACATATCAGCTAAAGTACTTCCCCCAAGGGTGATGAGCAAAGCACTCCGGCTTAAGTGCTCTGTGAAGTTGGGTAGAAAATGGGAAATCCGGATATTGGAAGGATGAAGCATTTTTTGCATCATTTTTAAGTCTTGATCCAATGTTTTGGGAGAATTAGGACCTAGCACAAACCAAAATTCGTAATCAGGAAAGTAAATGGTCACTTGGGCAACTGCGCGTAAGAGCTCCTCACATACTCCGCCGCCGCCTGCTGAAATTAAAATTTGCTTAGTTTTTTCGTGGAAAATCTTTTCAGGGGGAGGAGTGGCGACATAGCCTGTATAAGTGATCATATGTTGGGATTCGCGAGCGACACTTGAGGTTTCTTCCAGACGGATAAAATTGGGGTCAGAGTGAATAAATAAGCGATCGTAGTAAGCGTGTAAAATATCCACAGCTTCTTTACAGTTTCCCCCTAGATTAGAGCTGACATCATTCACTGAGCTAATCACTAAGCAAGTTGGATTAGCTTTTTTGAGAATGTCTATAATTTCCAAGATCTCTTCAGTGAAGGCGAGCTTTCCCAAAGGAAAGGAATCGGTGAAAAAAAAAGAGTAGGGCTCTTCCGTTTTTTCAAGAAAGGAGCGAATTAAACGTCTCCTTACTTCAAAAGTGTTGAAGATATTGCGTTTAGAAGCGAGCACTCCTACAATCGGTTCTTGATCGTTATTTGAAACTGCAGGGAGAATGCATTTTTTAAAACGGGGAGATTCAAAAGATAAGTAGACCTCTCTTCCCCCTTGAAAAAAATCGATGTCAAAATGTTTGGTGAGTGCCTGACAGAGGCGTAGGCCACGGACGAGGTGCCCAATTCCTAAGACATATTGACACCAAAAAAGCCCTTTCACCGTTTATCCCTCATAGCTGTTTTTCTTGCTTGCCAATTAAAAACGTTACTTTGAGGATTGCAAATTTTAAAATCAAATTAATTTTAGCTAGAGGAGGGGGTGCCAGCTCAAACGCTTTCGCGGTTGGTAATCTAGCACATCTAAGAGGTTTCTACCAATTTATTCTATCGATTAGGTATATTCAAAAGGTGTGAAAATAAAATAATTAGGAATAAAAAGATGCCAGATAATCAGCCTCCCTCCCATTTTAGAGGAAAAGATGCACTTGATCATGTAGTGGAAGCCCAAGCTCAAGGCCTGATAGCTTCTGCTGAAATTCATGGGGTAGAAATGCCTGGATATTTATCAGCAGCCATAGATGCCGCAAGAGAAACAGCTCTTGTGCTTCTCCTGATCGAAATTGTGTTATTTAAAAATGGATTTTATCTAGCAACAGCTTGGAAGTTACTGCTCATTTTTGCTTTAGCTTGGGCCCTTTGGAAAGTTGGGCGGAGCGCTTGGTTGGGATGGTCAAGATTGGAGCGTTTACATCGCGTGCTCAAACAAGAAAAATGGGAGATTGAACACAATCGGGCTCAAGAAAAGAAAGAGCTTAAAGACTTATATGCCGCAAAAGGATTTGAAGGGCAATTATTGGAAGATGTGGTGGATGTATTAATGGCTGATGGCGACCGTCTTTTACGGGTGATGGTAGAAGAAGAGCTTGGTTTATCGTTAGCAAAAACGGAACATCCTTTAATGCAAGGACTAGGCGCCTTAATTGGGGTTGTTCTCAGCGCGATGTTTTGTTTACTGGCAGAATGGTTTGCACCTCAATATGGCTTAATTTGGGGAAGTTTTATTGTGGGCGGGGTCACTTCAGCTTACGCTGCCCATCAAATTGGCAATCGCTATATCCCCGCTATGATTTGGAATTTAGGTCTATTTTGTTTAAGTGCTGGCTTCGTCTATTTTCTAATCCCCTATGTTCTAGGTCCATAAAATGATGATTCCTTCTAGTTCTACTGAATCTAATTTAGCAAAACATCCTGTGGTATTTGATGACTTTTTTGACTTGGATGAACAAGAATCAGCAAGCCCTTTTTTGACCCCCCACTCGAGAGTTTGGGCAGTCAACCTTCCCTTAAAAGCCTCGATTTTTGCTGCGTGTTTGCTTGCCCTTTCTTTTATTTTCTCTTTTTTTCCTTCCCTACTTTCCCTCTCCCATTTTTTTCTCATTTCTGTGTATTTTTTAGCAGGCATTCCTGCCTTAATCGAATCTTTGGAAGATTTGGCCGTCCTGGATATTAACATTGACATCTTGATGACCCTAGCGGCTTTTTC
The Parachlamydia sp. AcF125 genome window above contains:
- a CDS encoding polysaccharide deacetylase family protein; the encoded protein is MKVFFRNDDLGWDRERFQKLLNLFASHHTKLNVAAIPTSCLELYLPKTFAEYQGLLQIHTHGYAHVNRIQIGKRCEFDETRSCEEVEKEMQAGKTILEKLFPNLYFPAFTPPWNNLPDKFVPALLKTGYKILSRSDVSHTTPALDIQNLDVSLSLHSSKRKLYIPHTFILDEIKKREGSLQPYGILLHHAMMDDLDFSFLDLLLKKFQERRITAYFFSELQT
- a CDS encoding glycosyltransferase; the encoded protein is MKGLFWCQYVLGIGHLVRGLRLCQALTKHFDIDFFQGGREVYLSFESPRFKKCILPAVSNNDQEPIVGVLASKRNIFNTFEVRRRLIRSFLEKTEEPYSFFFTDSFPLGKLAFTEEILEIIDILKKANPTCLVISSVNDVSSNLGGNCKEAVDILHAYYDRLFIHSDPNFIRLEETSSVARESQHMITYTGYVATPPPEKIFHEKTKQILISAGGGGVCEELLRAVAQVTIYFPDYEFWFVLGPNSPKTLDQDLKMMQKMLHPSNIRISHFLPNFTEHLSRSALLITLGGSTLADMCQTRTPGLVYPYISPKTREQPFRAEKFAEKGVVTMLSKEDLKPERLTKLIRDRIAAPFPDIQINANGAENTANLLIELLRKNESFLPQ
- a CDS encoding VIT1/CCC1 transporter family protein, producing the protein MPDNQPPSHFRGKDALDHVVEAQAQGLIASAEIHGVEMPGYLSAAIDAARETALVLLLIEIVLFKNGFYLATAWKLLLIFALAWALWKVGRSAWLGWSRLERLHRVLKQEKWEIEHNRAQEKKELKDLYAAKGFEGQLLEDVVDVLMADGDRLLRVMVEEELGLSLAKTEHPLMQGLGALIGVVLSAMFCLLAEWFAPQYGLIWGSFIVGGVTSAYAAHQIGNRYIPAMIWNLGLFCLSAGFVYFLIPYVLGP